The sequence ACAATTCCCATAATTTGCGTATGAACTTCTGCACGCCGTGAGTTTGTGACGGGTATGCCCGCCGATTCAGCAGCTTCTTGCCTTACTCGTTCGGCATAATATTCTTTGCAGAGATTCAAAAATGCAAGTTTGGCATTTTCATTTACGAACAGCGCGAGAATATCTTTCAAATCCACGACGTCTCTCGACTTTTGACCAAGATACGTCCTCTTACTGGACAAACAAAGAGTGTCTAACAAATTCATTCGAGCCTTCTTAAAGCGGCTGCACCCAAGCATACCGCATCAAACATATTATAGAAGAACTCTTCCTTCCATCTCCGGTCCGAATGCAAATAAGGCTTCAACTCCGGGAACTGTTCCACCATCTTTGTTGCTACCTCTTGTTTTCCTGCCATTCCATCGCCGCAGATTTCTTTTCTCACGGTGTTGGCTGACAATGTGAGAGTCTTGATCCGTTTCTTTCTGCCTATGGCGACAATTTCTTTAGTGAACTCATTTAGGACAGCGCTGTCCTTGTTGTTTGCGAACAATGTTTTTTCGACAACGAGCAGACTCGGATGAAAATCATCCAAGAGTTCTTTAATGATTTTCCGTCCTTCCGTAAGGATTTCGCGGGAAGAATTTCTTTGCATGATCGTTGCCACGCCATAGTGTACCAGCGTCTTTCCGTTGAAGACGGCGAAACCCATGTTTTGCGTGCCAGGGTCTATCGCTAAGATCCTATCGGTTTTCTTTTTCGTCATTTCTTAATTGATGATTGATCGACCTTTTGATTTTCCTTCAAGCTTGGTAAGACATATCATCCCAAGAGCGACTGCCTCAAAGGCTCTGCCCAAATAGTAGCTTTTGCTTCTTCGTCCCTTTTCAAGTTCTGAATAGAGAATGGGATACCTTGCGGCCACTTCCTCCATTAGGTGGGTTTTGTTTAACCTTCCTGACGATAGAAGAAATGCTTCGATTTCCTTTATCGAGTACTCACATACTAAGAGCCCTTTTCTCGCCGCCCAGTTTTTCAATCTCTTTGTGATTTCCATGAGGTTCTTGGAACTCCTTGCGGGATGCAGCTTCTTTATAGCGAGAACTTCTGATTTGTTGGTGTCCATGATGTCACTGATCATTGCGGTTATATCATGGTGCGCTTGATCGACTGTCTTTTGTCGCATTGATTTCACCCACCAGTCGTCCAGCTCCGACTCCCTAAATACCGCGATTCCTGTATGCCTCCACCCGGGGTTAACCGCTATGATCCTCGTTGGTTTGCTTTGCATAGAATTTGACGAGATACCTGAACAATGCCACTCGACTTTTCCTGATTCTCGAATCAGGAGTAGCATTTGTCTCGGATAAGACGTGTCTCAGGAATTCTTCCGGATATTTTTGGGCATAAAAGAGATAACGCCCGAAGTGGCGTTCGTCGCCCAGTGCCTCCATCAGGTCGTTAGCCAACAGCTCCTCTCTTGCTCTTAAGTCATCCTGGTCAGGGGTATTCTTGGTGGAGTACGATTTCTTTACATAAACAATATTATTGGTATTATTTCTTGTTCCCTTATTGTTGTTTGTGTTCACTTTTGATACACCATGATTCCTTTCTTTCGACAGGTGTGTATCGTTATTCAACACGGTTACCGGCAAAAGGTGGTACACTGTGGATTTACCAGGAGTTTTCCACACACTTATTAACTTACTTTCCACAAGACTTTTTATAGCTTTGTTTACTGACCCTCGTGAGCAGCCTATCCGTTCTGCAATGTATTTTTGCGAAGGGTAACAGCTTTGGTTTTTGTCAGCCATACTGGCTAAGAAGTGATAGACACCCACGGATAAAAGACCCATTTCTCTTGCATAAATTTGGATAATTGCCTTATCCAGCCAGTACCATTCGCCGTGTTTCATGGTTCGCTGTTCCATGATGTTAATTTCTTGAAAGATGTTTCTCAGACGATCCTTTTAAACCAAAGAACTTCTCCTCTTGTTCTTTTATTTCCTCCTTCAGAGAACAAAAAAGATCAGGGAAGAGAGCGTCGAACATAAACACACGATACAGAACGGCAAGACGGAACAAATTTATGGCGCTTGGAAGGCAATGTCCTTTCTCCCATCTGGATATTCCGCTCTGGTCTTTGAACTTAAGTAATTTTGCGACATCCTTTTGCTTAAACCCCCTCACTCGCCGGTATTTCCTGAGAAGGTTTGGTATCCTACGTCTCGACCACTGCGTTGATTTAACGTGAGTGATCCCCTTCCGAATTTTTTGGTGCATACTTTTAGAATATCAATCAGAGCCATTCACAATAAGGAGGGTAAAATTGCCGGATTCGGCAAAAAACCTGTTCAAAGCCTCCTAAACGCTACCAAGTAGATGCGTGTCGAGGTGTGCCATTTTAGTATTTGATTCGATTAAGTAAATTCATGAACGAGAGCTCCAATATTTAATCACTCAGTCATAATTAACACTCTTAAATTTTACGGAGGTTATAGTGGCACATTCGATACTTAGATTTATTTTCTGGGCTGGAATTCTGGTTCTTGTTTACGGCCTTTTCGTTGCTAGTCTTTTAGGATCCAATGCGGGCTCGTCGTACCTTACCTTTGGGTTTATCATCATTATTATCGCCATCGTGGTAGCCGCACTGCCTGATGTATTGAGAACTGACCAGGTCATTGACGTTTGGGCAACGCTCATTGAAAAAGCCAACGGCAAAGCAGACGAGGTGCTTGCCACCACTTGGGCATTCCTTAAGGAAAGCAAGGCGCCCGCTCTCAATATCGTGAAAAAGAAAATATCAACCAGTGTTTTAACGGGTTTAGTGGGAAACGAGAGGGAGTTCCTGGTCCTGACCGACAAACAGAGACTGAGTTTGCGGCAGTACCAGATTTTCATTAATTCAAAGGACTATGGAGAGAATTTGGACGTATCATGGTACCTCACGCGCCGTCCCACAGTTGGACAAGCCATTGCATCGTTGATAATGAGATCCGCTTCTACAACTAAGGACATAAGCGATCTTAACGTCTTCGACCAACAGGATTTGAGGGCATGCGTTACCAACGCCCACAATTGCTTGAGGAAAGCGGTCGAGAAAATAATGTTCGACACCGGCCAGGATCCTTCCAAGGTGGACTGGAAGTCGAAAGGTTTCTTGGGTATTTCCTAACTGGACCATTTGACGAAATGGAAACGGATCACGGAGAAATAGCTTGGGTTTTGTAGAAAGATTTCTTGACCTGTTGCTCGGCGAAGGAAGGCATAGCGAGCAAAGTACGACACCGGAAGAGGTTTCCTCTGAACCAAACATCCACTATGAAGAAACTGCGGGCGCTCTCGATTTGGGCTGGAGGTATTCGGAGGATAAGAACGAATTCCAGATGGCGAAGATCGCCCAACGGGATCGTGGAACACACATGTACGTCATCGGCTCGACAGGTTCAGGCAAGACGAAGTTTCTCGAATTCCTCGTGAGCCAAGACATCAAGGAAAGACACGGTTTCGGAGTCATCGACCCCCACGGTGATCTTATCGAGGACATCAAGGGATTCTTGGCAAACTCATATGAAGAAAACGAGCTTGCTGAAAGAGTCGTTCTCATTGATCCCACCGACAAGCAGTCCACCGTCACATTCAATCCATTGGAGAAAATGGGCGATGTATCAATCGCCGATCAGGTGAACGAACTCATAAGTAGTTTCAGAAAAATATGGTCGGACTCATGGGGCGCCAGGATGGAAGATTTGATGCGGAACTCCATGATAGCCCTCGGGGAATCAGGGTACACCCTGATTGATCTGCCTATCTTCCTCTCAAGACGGGCATTCAGAGAGATCGTAATAAAGAAAGTAACTCATCCAATTACCTTGGAATACTTCACTCGTTTCGAAGCCATGACCGACCGGGCACAGGTAACATGGGTTGAGCCGGTGATGAACAAGATAAATGCACTCCTCTCGGATGAACGAATACGGCAGATGTTTTCCGCCTCACAAAGCTCGTTCAATATAAAGGATGTTATTAATTCCAAGAAGATACTTCTCATTAAGCTCGATAAGGGAAAGCTGAAGGACTCCTCTGACCTTTTGGGTTCTCTGCTCCTGAGCAAAATCCAGATGGCAGCATTTTCGAGAGGGGATGTGCCACAGAGGAAAAGAACACCTTTCTACTTGTACATAGATGAATTCCAGAATTTCGCTTCGGAATCATTTTCAGTCATCCTTTCGGAGGCGAGGAAATATGGTCTGTCGCTTATCATGGCACACCAGACGATGGCACAGATTCCTGATGAATTGAGAAGTCTCATTTTAGGAAACACCGGCTTACAGGTTTTCTTCAGGCTCAACCGCCAGGACGCCTCACTTCTGGCCAAGGAAGCTTTCTCCTATTCCGGCTACGAGGTTAAGGGCGTAAGAAATCTTAGTCCTATCTACTGGACACTCGGTGAGGAATGGGAGAAGAAAACCGAGGAGTTTCAAAGTCTCCAACCACGGTTCTGCTATGTGAAGCACAAGATTCAAGGCGGCTTGATCCTGATACAGACAGCCGAGATAGAGGACTCTTGGGGCGTAGCTGACATGCCCGAGGAGGAGTTCTACGAGTTCATGGAACGACTCCCATTCGGAAAGAAATACCTGAAGCTGAGAGATGAGCTGTCCGCCTCTGTGAAACAAAGAACGGAACAAATATATGGCGAACTTCGGACTAAAGAGGAGGAACGGAAAAAGTATTTCGAAGCCAAACCGGCGCCTGTGGGAACACCTGTTTCGGAGCCAGCATCAATTCGCGAAACACCTGTTCTATTGGAAAAGGAAGCCGTGTTAAATACCATGGAGGCTCCGAAAGAGAAGGCGGAGACGCAGCACAGATATTTGCAGAACCTCGTGAAAAACATAGCCGAGGGTGCCGGATACCGGGCCACGATTGAAGCCACGACACCGGATGGCAATGGACGGGTTGACGTACTAATCGAAAAGGATAACGAGAAAATAGCGTGTGAAATCACCGTGACCACGGATGAAGTTCATGAACTCGAAAACATAAAGAAATGTCTGTCATCAGGGTACAGCGAAGTCATGGTCTGCTCTGAGGATAAAAGGAAATTAGAGAAGATAAAAAAACTGGCATCAGATCAGGTTGATGCAAAAGATCAGCCGAACATTCTTTTCTTCACCCCAGAGGATCTCGTGTCGTACTTCACTGGAAAAGGTACGAAAGATGTGGTCGAGGAAAAGAAAATCAAGGGTTACAGAGTCAAGGTTACGCATCCGGGTTACGATGATATGGAGAAAGCGAAGAAACGGCAGTCCGTAGCGGATGTGATACTCAAATCGTTTCAACGTCTTAAGGGCAAGAAATGAATTCCTATTAGGCAGACCATAGTATTTGTTATGGACAAATAATCGCCGTTGTTAAATGAAACAATCAAAAAATAAGGAAATATTCTTATGACACTTCAAAGAGCTACTCAGTATGCACTAACAGGAATGTGGGTTTATCTTATAATATCCCTTCTTCAGTCTGTCCTGACCTTCTGGGCCCCAGCTTTTTATTATGGGAACCTGACCCTTTTCAGAAGCCTCTGGATATTGACCATCATAGTCGAAGCTGTCCCCCTCATCATATTTTTCAATGCACTTCGGAGAGGACAGAGCGGGGAATCAGGTTCGTGAAAACTCCGTAGAGCCGTACTGGAAGATTCAAGATGAATGACTTCAACCGGATTTTTGGATCAGGCCCCGTAGGTCTGTCTATAAGCATTATTTTACTTCTTCTATCAAATTACTTGAGAAACACATTCAACATTCCAGAAATATTCGCCGACCACTATGCCATTCGTCTCGCTATATTCATAATCCTGACTGCTGTTTCCATTGCGGTCGTTGGCTGGAGTTTCAAATCTTTGAATCCCATGTTGAGGGGAAGAAACTTGATAAGAACAGGAGCCTTCAAGTATTTTCGTCACCCACTATATGGAGCTTTCTTGACGTTTTTCGATTTCGGATTAGCGATCTTATTAAACAATTGGGTCTTTGTCTGTTGGGCTTTCCTGTTGCATCCGATATGGCACTTCCTTGTGAAGAGAGAAGAAAATGTATTAACGGAAGCTTTCCCGAATGACTATGAAGAATACTGCAAGGTCACGGGGAGGTTCTTCCCAAGGTTAATTACAAAAAAGCAATAGTGAGATGACCGTCGCCCGTTTAGGCGATGAGCTTTACTACCTTTTCGGGGCAAATCGTTTCTTGTGACACGAATAAGCTTTACCTTAGTTCATCGAGCATTTCCATCATCGGGCCCAGCAATTCTTCGATCTTTTTCTTGCTGCCGCCCCTGGGTTCAACTACGTCCCTTTCCCAATGGCTCAATGCGCCTTGTGAAACTTTAAGTAGTAGCGCGAGTTTTTGCTGGCTCATTCCATGGATTAGGCGGTACGCTAAGATCTTTTGCCCAGTGGTTTTTGTCGAGAAGAGGGGCGGGATATAGCCCAAAAAATTGATAATCCTGGGATAATGTATTGCAAGGATATCCAGTTTGCGGGCTTCCCATTCACAAAGGGTGTTTCTTGAAACCTTAAGGAGGCGAGCAGCTTTTGGAAGAGAGAGGCGTAATTTAAGTCGTCGATTTCTCAATTGATCAGCCCAAGTTTTGGGATTTTCAACCATTTTTGGTGCTCTTGAGGCATTGAGCGTGATCCCCACTTTGGTAACACGACCTAACCCCTTCAACCCCACAACGATGATCGATTATCAATTGCCAGTAGTCAGCCATGTCACATTGAAAATCTTTGATGTGCTTGGGAGGGAAGTGGCGACAATCGTAGATGAGAAGAAGATGCCCGGAACATACGAAGTGAAATTCGACGGAAGCAAATTCGCGAGCGGAGTTTATTTCTGCCGGATGAACGCGGGGAATTATGTATCGACAAGGAAATTACTCCTTCTGAAGTAAATTTATTCGTGCTTGAAAAACGGCGGACCAAGTGTCCGCCTTTTTGTTCTTGCTGCGCGCCTTGTTTGAGCGAGTCGTGGTGGGTAAATTCCTGTGGATCACCGGGGACTCGAACCCCGAACCCACTGATTAAGAGTCAGTTGCTCTACCAATTGAGCTAGTGATCCTGAAGTCATAATATAAAATTCGGACGCTCGAAAATCAACGTGAGAAGGGAGGCCTGTTATGACGAAGCCGAATATCCCGCGCGCGGGAAAGAAAAAAATAAATCATATGAATCGGAATCATTCAGAAAAGAATCTTGAGAAAGATTATAGCACTGAGACTCATCTTATCTATGGAAAGTTTTACACCGAGAAGTGGGACTACTCTCATCATCTTGTCCCGCCGATAACGGCCAGCGCGACATTCCGTCTCGAATCCGCGCAGCGCGGCGCGCAGGGTTTCATCGATTTCGCACATACGATCGAAGGCGAGGAAATTTCCAAGCAAACACCGATCTACATTTACGATCGACTTGGTGAACCCAACAAGGATATTCTCGAAGATAATCTCGCGCTTGCGGAATCTGGAGATGCCTGCGTGACGTTCGCGAGCGGAATGGGCGCCGTCTCAGCTGCACTGGGGATTCTTACCGCACCTGGAGATCAGGTAATTTCTCACAAGATGCTCTACGGCTGTACGTACGAGTTGCTGACTCTATGGTATCCGCGATACAGGATCGACGTAAAGTTTCTCGACCTGACCGATCCGAAAAACCTGGAGCGCACGATCACCTCGACAACTCGCGTCGTTTATTTCGAGACCCCTGTAAATCCGACACTGGATTTGATCGACATCGAGGCGATTTCGAAAATTGTCAAAGCCGAAAATATCAAGCGACGGAAGCAGAACCGGATCAGTATCGTCGTGGACAACACGTTTGCGACGCCGTTCTGCCAGCGCCCGATCGAGTTAGGTGCAGATTTCGTGGTACACTCGCTGACAAAGAACATCGGCGGCTTCGGCACCGACGTCGGCGGAGCGGTGGTCGGACCATCGTGGAGCCACGACAGGCTCTTGCTTTACAGAAAAGATTTCGGCGCAGTATTGAGCACACGAAATGCATGGAACGCTCTCGTCTATGGATTGCCGACGCTCGCGACGAGGGTTCGTCAGCAGCAGGAAACGGCAGGCGAAATCGCGCGCTTCCTTTCTGGTCACCCGAAGATCAGCCGCGTAAATTATCCGGGGCTCGAGGAGTTCAGGCAGCATCCGTTAGCGAAGAGGCAGATGCATGATTTCGACGGGAACTTTGCACCGGGCTCAATGATTTATTTTGTCGTGAAGGGAAGAAATCCGGACGACAGCAAGTGTCGCGGAGAGAAATTGATAAATTTGCTTGCGAAAAATGCCTACACGATAACGCTGGCCGTCAGCCTCGGAAACATCAGGACCCTTATCGAGCATCCGGGAAGCATGACGCACGCCGCCATTCCGGGTGCCGAGCAGATCAAAAAGGGAATCGACCCGGGCGGGATGAGACTTTCGATTGGACTTGAAAAAGTGGACGACATTTTGCGAGATTTGCAGGAAGCATTGAACCAGATTTGACAAGAACCTTCATATCATCTGAAATACTTTTGAAAGCCGGAGTCGTGAATGCAGTCAGCCTTCGTGTGAAGGACAGGCCGAATTATTTCAGCATGAGACGAACCTCCGAAAAAGTCGAGGCGGATAATCGGCGGGAATTCCTGGAGTCCATCGGATTCGATTCGTCATCAGTTGTGAGAGGTGAGCA comes from Candidatus Acidiferrales bacterium and encodes:
- a CDS encoding aminotransferase class I/II-fold pyridoxal phosphate-dependent enzyme, coding for MTKPNIPRAGKKKINHMNRNHSEKNLEKDYSTETHLIYGKFYTEKWDYSHHLVPPITASATFRLESAQRGAQGFIDFAHTIEGEEISKQTPIYIYDRLGEPNKDILEDNLALAESGDACVTFASGMGAVSAALGILTAPGDQVISHKMLYGCTYELLTLWYPRYRIDVKFLDLTDPKNLERTITSTTRVVYFETPVNPTLDLIDIEAISKIVKAENIKRRKQNRISIVVDNTFATPFCQRPIELGADFVVHSLTKNIGGFGTDVGGAVVGPSWSHDRLLLYRKDFGAVLSTRNAWNALVYGLPTLATRVRQQQETAGEIARFLSGHPKISRVNYPGLEEFRQHPLAKRQMHDFDGNFAPGSMIYFVVKGRNPDDSKCRGEKLINLLAKNAYTITLAVSLGNIRTLIEHPGSMTHAAIPGAEQIKKGIDPGGMRLSIGLEKVDDILRDLQEALNQI
- a CDS encoding type IV secretion system DNA-binding domain-containing protein; this translates as MGFVERFLDLLLGEGRHSEQSTTPEEVSSEPNIHYEETAGALDLGWRYSEDKNEFQMAKIAQRDRGTHMYVIGSTGSGKTKFLEFLVSQDIKERHGFGVIDPHGDLIEDIKGFLANSYEENELAERVVLIDPTDKQSTVTFNPLEKMGDVSIADQVNELISSFRKIWSDSWGARMEDLMRNSMIALGESGYTLIDLPIFLSRRAFREIVIKKVTHPITLEYFTRFEAMTDRAQVTWVEPVMNKINALLSDERIRQMFSASQSSFNIKDVINSKKILLIKLDKGKLKDSSDLLGSLLLSKIQMAAFSRGDVPQRKRTPFYLYIDEFQNFASESFSVILSEARKYGLSLIMAHQTMAQIPDELRSLILGNTGLQVFFRLNRQDASLLAKEAFSYSGYEVKGVRNLSPIYWTLGEEWEKKTEEFQSLQPRFCYVKHKIQGGLILIQTAEIEDSWGVADMPEEEFYEFMERLPFGKKYLKLRDELSASVKQRTEQIYGELRTKEEERKKYFEAKPAPVGTPVSEPASIRETPVLLEKEAVLNTMEAPKEKAETQHRYLQNLVKNIAEGAGYRATIEATTPDGNGRVDVLIEKDNEKIACEITVTTDEVHELENIKKCLSSGYSEVMVCSEDKRKLEKIKKLASDQVDAKDQPNILFFTPEDLVSYFTGKGTKDVVEEKKIKGYRVKVTHPGYDDMEKAKKRQSVADVILKSFQRLKGKK
- a CDS encoding isoprenylcysteine carboxylmethyltransferase family protein, with the translated sequence MNDFNRIFGSGPVGLSISIILLLLSNYLRNTFNIPEIFADHYAIRLAIFIILTAVSIAVVGWSFKSLNPMLRGRNLIRTGAFKYFRHPLYGAFLTFFDFGLAILLNNWVFVCWAFLLHPIWHFLVKREENVLTEAFPNDYEEYCKVTGRFFPRLITKKQ
- a CDS encoding helix-turn-helix domain-containing protein; translation: MEQRTMKHGEWYWLDKAIIQIYAREMGLLSVGVYHFLASMADKNQSCYPSQKYIAERIGCSRGSVNKAIKSLVESKLISVWKTPGKSTVYHLLPVTVLNNDTHLSKERNHGVSKVNTNNNKGTRNNTNNIVYVKKSYSTKNTPDQDDLRAREELLANDLMEALGDERHFGRYLFYAQKYPEEFLRHVLSETNATPDSRIRKSRVALFRYLVKFYAKQTNEDHSG
- a CDS encoding crossover junction endodeoxyribonuclease RuvC; translation: MTKKKTDRILAIDPGTQNMGFAVFNGKTLVHYGVATIMQRNSSREILTEGRKIIKELLDDFHPSLLVVEKTLFANNKDSAVLNEFTKEIVAIGRKKRIKTLTLSANTVRKEICGDGMAGKQEVATKMVEQFPELKPYLHSDRRWKEEFFYNMFDAVCLGAAALRRLE
- a CDS encoding helix-turn-helix transcriptional regulator; protein product: MVENPKTWADQLRNRRLKLRLSLPKAARLLKVSRNTLCEWEARKLDILAIHYPRIINFLGYIPPLFSTKTTGQKILAYRLIHGMSQQKLALLLKVSQGALSHWERDVVEPRGGSKKKIEELLGPMMEMLDELR
- a CDS encoding T9SS type A sorting domain-containing protein, which gives rise to MIPTLVTRPNPFNPTTMIDYQLPVVSHVTLKIFDVLGREVATIVDEKKMPGTYEVKFDGSKFASGVYFCRMNAGNYVSTRKLLLLK